One part of the Streptomyces nigra genome encodes these proteins:
- a CDS encoding M1 family metallopeptidase, producing MLLTSRSEAQRPAPGAPRPRSAPRRRLKVPALLTPVVSLCLLAASAPATPLGVGDRLYPHLGNPGYDVASYDLSFTYSGANDKPLKAVTTIDARTTADLKRLNLDFAHGKVDSVVVDGEPATFSKAGEDLVVTPAEELSEGSWTRITVRHTSDPVYGSKREGGWVRTADGLAMANQADAAHVVFPCNDHPSDKAIFTIRVTAPTGYTAVANGLRTDVERSAKSTTWTYRTRHPMATELAQVSIGRSKVLHRTGPHGLPVRDVVPAKDVKLLEPWLKKTPGQIAWMEGKVGRYPFETYGLLMAHATTGFELETQTLSLFERDLFTQPAFPKWYVESIMVHELAHQWFGDSVSPRSWSDLWLSEGHATWYEALYAAEKADRPMEARMKAAYAASDRWRAAGGPPAAPKAPQPGKKTSIFRPNVYDGAALVLFALREEIGATAFDRLERAWVSRNRDGSASTADFVALAEDVSGRHLEGFLHAWLYGKKTPPMPGRPDWKAADPAKAATKGKPATRKPGGHAKAGKPAGR from the coding sequence ATGCTGCTCACCTCCCGCAGCGAGGCTCAGCGACCGGCCCCTGGCGCTCCTCGCCCCCGATCCGCACCCCGCAGGCGCCTGAAGGTGCCCGCCCTGCTCACCCCCGTCGTCTCCCTCTGCCTGCTCGCCGCGAGCGCCCCAGCCACCCCCCTCGGCGTCGGCGACCGGCTCTACCCCCACCTGGGGAACCCCGGCTACGACGTGGCCTCGTACGACCTCTCCTTCACCTACTCCGGCGCCAACGACAAGCCCCTCAAAGCCGTCACCACCATCGACGCCCGGACGACCGCCGACCTGAAGCGCCTCAACCTCGACTTCGCGCACGGCAAGGTCGACTCGGTCGTGGTCGACGGCGAACCCGCCACCTTCTCGAAGGCGGGCGAGGACCTCGTCGTCACCCCGGCCGAGGAGCTGTCCGAGGGCAGCTGGACGCGCATCACCGTGCGGCACACCAGCGACCCCGTGTACGGGAGCAAGCGCGAGGGCGGCTGGGTGCGCACCGCCGACGGCCTCGCCATGGCCAACCAGGCCGACGCCGCGCACGTCGTCTTCCCGTGCAACGACCATCCCTCCGACAAGGCGATCTTCACCATCCGGGTCACCGCGCCGACCGGCTACACCGCCGTGGCCAACGGTCTGCGCACCGACGTGGAGCGCTCCGCGAAGTCGACCACCTGGACGTACCGCACCCGGCACCCCATGGCCACCGAGCTCGCGCAGGTCTCCATCGGCCGCTCCAAGGTCCTGCACCGCACCGGCCCGCACGGCCTGCCCGTCCGGGACGTCGTGCCCGCGAAGGACGTGAAGCTGCTCGAACCCTGGCTGAAGAAGACGCCCGGCCAGATCGCCTGGATGGAGGGCAAGGTCGGGCGCTACCCGTTCGAGACGTACGGCCTGCTCATGGCGCACGCCACGACCGGTTTCGAACTGGAGACGCAGACGCTGTCCCTCTTCGAGCGGGATCTGTTCACCCAGCCCGCGTTCCCCAAGTGGTACGTCGAGTCGATCATGGTGCACGAGCTGGCGCACCAGTGGTTCGGCGACAGCGTCAGCCCGCGCAGCTGGTCCGACCTGTGGCTCAGCGAGGGCCACGCCACCTGGTACGAGGCCCTGTACGCGGCCGAGAAGGCGGACCGGCCGATGGAGGCGCGGATGAAGGCCGCCTACGCCGCCTCCGACCGCTGGCGCGCGGCCGGCGGGCCGCCCGCGGCCCCGAAGGCGCCCCAGCCGGGGAAGAAGACCAGCATCTTCCGGCCCAACGTGTACGACGGCGCGGCCCTCGTCCTGTTCGCCCTCCGGGAGGAGATCGGCGCCACGGCGTTCGACCGTCTGGAGCGCGCCTGGGTGAGCCGCAACCGGGACGGCTCGGCCTCCACGGCGGACTTCGTCGCCCTCGCCGAGGACGTCTCCGGACGGCATCTGGAGGGCTTCCTGCACGCCTGGCTGTACGGGAAGAAGACCCCGCCGATGCCCGGCCGGCCCGACTGGAAGGCCGCCGACCCCGCGAAGGCGGCGACCAAGGGCAAGCCCGCCACCCGGAAGCCGGGCGGTCACGCGAAGGCCGGGAAACCGGCCGGGCGATAA
- a CDS encoding class III extradiol dioxygenase subunit B-like domain-containing protein, translated as MLVAAAVCPCPPLLVPEVAAGAAPELDAARDACADALGVLAAARPDLLLVVGPADESGSGAYAQGTPGSFRGFGADVGVRLGTATADAPSKDVLPPSLAVAAWLLERTGWADAPIEGLAVAEPTSAERCVRTGREIAARAGRVALLVMGDASACRTLKAPGYLDERAAPFDASVARALGSADVPALKALDIDLARELQAAGRAPWQVLAGAAEDADLAGALLYEDAPYGVGYLVATWS; from the coding sequence ATGCTTGTCGCCGCCGCAGTCTGCCCGTGCCCGCCGCTTCTCGTGCCCGAGGTCGCGGCGGGCGCCGCCCCCGAGCTGGACGCCGCGCGTGACGCGTGCGCCGACGCGCTCGGGGTGCTCGCCGCCGCCCGGCCCGACCTGCTGCTGGTCGTCGGACCCGCCGACGAGAGCGGGTCCGGGGCCTACGCGCAGGGCACACCCGGCTCCTTCCGGGGCTTCGGTGCGGACGTCGGCGTACGCCTGGGTACGGCGACCGCGGACGCGCCGTCGAAGGACGTGCTGCCGCCGTCCCTCGCCGTCGCCGCCTGGCTGCTGGAGCGCACCGGCTGGGCGGACGCCCCGATAGAGGGACTCGCCGTGGCGGAACCGACGAGCGCCGAGCGGTGTGTCCGGACGGGGAGGGAGATCGCCGCCCGGGCCGGCCGGGTGGCCCTGCTGGTGATGGGCGACGCCAGCGCCTGCCGCACACTCAAGGCGCCCGGCTATCTGGACGAGCGGGCCGCGCCCTTCGACGCGTCCGTCGCCCGTGCGCTGGGCTCGGCGGACGTGCCCGCCCTCAAGGCGCTCGACATCGACCTGGCCCGCGAGCTGCAGGCGGCGGGCCGGGCCCCGTGGCAGGTCCTGGCGGGAGCCGCCGAGGATGCGGACCTCGCGGGTGCCCTGCTGTACGAGGACGCGCCGTACGGGGTCGGATACCTGGTCGCCACCTGGTCCTGA
- the dapF gene encoding diaminopimelate epimerase → MSTRIAFLKGHGTENDFVIVPDPENVIELPPAAVAALCDRRAGIGGDGLLHVVRSEAHPEARHLAAEAEWFMDYRNADGSIAEMCGNGVRVFARYLQRAGHTGEGDLAVATRGGVKTVHIDKDGGVTVGMGRARLPEGDVTVSVGDHSWPAHNVNMGNPHAVAFVDDLADAGSLNEAPPFSPASAYPDGVNVEFVVDRGPRHVAMRVHERGSGETRSCGTGACAVAVATARRDGADPTVTGAPATYTVDVPGGTLVITERPDGEIEMTGPAVIVAEGELDAEWLESFVR, encoded by the coding sequence ATGAGCACGCGGATCGCCTTCCTCAAGGGTCACGGCACCGAGAACGACTTCGTGATCGTCCCCGACCCGGAGAACGTCATCGAGCTGCCCCCGGCCGCCGTCGCCGCCCTGTGCGACCGCCGCGCGGGCATCGGCGGCGACGGCCTGCTGCACGTCGTGCGGTCGGAGGCGCACCCCGAGGCCCGGCACCTGGCGGCCGAGGCCGAGTGGTTCATGGACTATCGCAACGCCGACGGCTCGATCGCGGAGATGTGCGGCAACGGCGTACGGGTCTTCGCGCGCTACCTCCAGCGCGCCGGGCACACCGGCGAGGGCGATCTCGCGGTGGCCACCCGCGGCGGCGTGAAGACCGTGCACATCGACAAGGACGGCGGCGTCACCGTCGGCATGGGCCGGGCCCGCCTCCCCGAGGGAGACGTCACCGTCAGCGTCGGCGACCACAGCTGGCCCGCCCACAACGTCAACATGGGCAACCCGCACGCCGTGGCCTTCGTCGACGACCTCGCGGACGCCGGGTCGCTGAACGAGGCGCCGCCGTTCAGCCCGGCCTCCGCCTACCCGGACGGCGTCAACGTCGAGTTCGTCGTGGACCGCGGCCCCCGGCACGTCGCGATGCGCGTCCACGAGCGGGGCTCCGGCGAGACCCGCTCCTGCGGCACCGGCGCCTGCGCGGTCGCCGTCGCCACCGCCCGCCGGGACGGCGCCGACCCCACCGTCACCGGCGCCCCGGCCACGTACACCGTGGACGTCCCCGGCGGCACCCTGGTCATCACCGAGCGGCCGGACGGCGAGATCGAGATGACGGGCCCCGCCGTGATCGTGGCCGAGGGCGAGCTGGATGCGGAATGGCTGGAATCATTCGTCCGCTGA
- the miaA gene encoding tRNA (adenosine(37)-N6)-dimethylallyltransferase MiaA — protein sequence MSSAPPSPRVIAVVGPTAAGKSDLGVFLAQRLGGEVVNADSMQLYRGMDIGTAKLTPQERQGVPHHLLDIWDVTVTASVAEYQRLARARIDALLAEGRWPVLVGGSGLYVRGAVDNLEFPGTDPEVRARLEEELALRGSGALHARLAAADPAAAQAILPGNGRRIVRALEVIEITGQPFTANLPGHDSVYDTVQIGVDVGRPELDERIARRVDRMWDAGLVDEVRSLEAKGLREGRTASRALGYQQVLAALAGECTLDEARAETVRATKRFARRQDSWFRRDPRVHWLSGAAADLTELPHLALALVERPVTA from the coding sequence GTGAGCAGTGCACCCCCCTCCCCGCGCGTCATCGCCGTCGTCGGACCCACCGCGGCCGGAAAGTCCGATCTGGGCGTCTTCCTGGCGCAGCGACTCGGCGGCGAAGTCGTCAACGCCGACTCCATGCAGCTCTACCGCGGGATGGACATCGGCACCGCCAAGCTGACGCCGCAGGAGCGCCAGGGGGTCCCGCACCACCTGCTGGACATCTGGGACGTCACGGTCACCGCCTCCGTCGCCGAGTACCAGCGCCTCGCCCGCGCGCGGATCGACGCCCTGCTCGCCGAGGGACGCTGGCCCGTCCTCGTCGGCGGCTCGGGGCTGTACGTCCGGGGCGCCGTCGACAACCTCGAGTTCCCCGGCACCGACCCCGAGGTCCGGGCCCGGCTGGAGGAGGAGCTGGCGCTGCGCGGCTCCGGGGCGCTGCACGCACGTCTGGCGGCCGCCGACCCCGCCGCCGCGCAGGCGATCCTGCCCGGCAACGGCCGCCGGATCGTCCGCGCCCTGGAGGTCATCGAGATCACCGGACAGCCCTTCACCGCCAACCTCCCCGGTCATGACTCCGTGTACGACACCGTCCAGATCGGCGTCGACGTGGGCCGCCCCGAGCTCGACGAGCGCATCGCGCGCCGCGTCGACCGGATGTGGGACGCCGGGCTCGTGGACGAGGTGCGCTCACTGGAGGCGAAGGGGTTGCGAGAGGGGCGTACGGCGTCGCGCGCGCTCGGCTACCAGCAGGTGCTCGCGGCGCTCGCGGGGGAGTGCACCCTCGACGAGGCCCGCGCCGAGACCGTCCGTGCCACCAAACGCTTCGCGCGCCGTCAGGATTCATGGTTCAGGCGCGACCCGCGGGTGCACTGGTTGAGTGGGGCTGCGGCAGATCTCACGGAACTTCCGCATCTCGCCCTGGCGTTGGTCGAACGACCGGTTACAGCCTGA
- a CDS encoding RelA/SpoT family protein — MSAEATNSATPGPVSGAVTPAVPRRKSRARIDLRRLGRAALLGPTARGRLPDAISHVVDAHRAHHPDADLEPLRRAYVLAESSHRGQMRKSGEPYITHPLAVTLILAELGAETTTLTASLLHDTVEDTDVTLDQVGEQFGEEVRFLVDGVTKLEKVDYGAAAEPETFRKMLVATGNDVRVMSIKLADRLHNMRTLGVMRPEKQARIAKVTRDVLIPLAERLGVQALKTELEDLVFAILHREEYEHTRGLIAENAARADDPLTEMADEMRTVLREAGIQAEVLIRPRHFVSVHRVSRKRGRLRGADFGRLLVLVNEDADCYGVLGELHTCMTPVVSEFKDFIAVPKFNLYQSLHTAVAREDGQVAEVLIRTHQMHKVAEAGVVALGNPYAGPADEQAADGDGERADPTRPGWLSRLLDWQEAAPDPDTFWSTLREDLAQDREITVFRPDGGTLGLPEGATCVDAAYAQYGEDAHACIGARVNGRLATLSTVLRDGDSVQLLMGQDPASEPSREWLEHAHTPGARIAIQRWIASHPAPGETGADQSEDGAPFRQPAENAPGAKEQPAFRPGAEGTGGRPASGVLADRPGAAVRLARCCTPVPPDEITGFAVRGGAVTVHRAGCTAVARMRGAGRAEVGVRWGDATECRVTLVAESFVRPHLLADLTEAMAQEGAEIVSATVEPPTQQRVRHTYTVELPDAGRLPGLMRAMRNVAGVYDVSRAHAPAQRA, encoded by the coding sequence ATGAGTGCGGAGGCCACGAATTCCGCGACGCCCGGCCCGGTATCAGGCGCCGTGACGCCTGCCGTGCCCCGCAGGAAGTCCCGCGCCCGCATCGATCTGCGCCGCCTCGGACGGGCCGCGCTCCTCGGCCCCACCGCACGCGGCCGGCTCCCCGACGCCATCAGCCATGTCGTCGACGCGCACCGGGCCCACCACCCCGACGCCGACCTCGAACCCTTGCGCCGGGCCTATGTGCTGGCGGAGTCCTCGCACCGCGGCCAGATGCGCAAGAGCGGTGAGCCGTACATCACCCACCCGCTCGCCGTGACCCTCATCCTCGCCGAACTCGGCGCCGAGACCACGACGTTGACGGCCTCCCTCCTCCACGACACCGTCGAGGACACCGACGTGACGCTCGATCAGGTCGGGGAGCAGTTCGGCGAGGAGGTCCGTTTCCTCGTCGACGGGGTCACCAAGCTGGAGAAGGTCGACTACGGCGCCGCCGCCGAGCCCGAGACCTTCCGCAAGATGCTCGTCGCCACCGGCAATGACGTGCGCGTCATGTCGATCAAACTCGCCGACCGGCTGCACAACATGCGCACCCTCGGCGTGATGCGCCCCGAGAAGCAGGCCCGCATCGCCAAGGTCACCCGCGACGTCCTCATCCCGCTGGCCGAGCGGCTCGGCGTCCAGGCGCTGAAGACCGAGCTGGAGGACCTGGTCTTCGCGATCCTGCACCGCGAGGAGTACGAGCACACCCGCGGGCTGATCGCGGAGAACGCCGCCCGCGCCGACGACCCGCTCACCGAGATGGCCGACGAGATGCGCACGGTCCTGCGCGAGGCCGGCATCCAGGCCGAAGTCCTCATCCGGCCCCGGCACTTCGTGTCCGTGCACCGCGTCTCCCGAAAACGCGGCCGGCTGCGCGGCGCCGACTTCGGACGGCTGCTGGTGCTGGTGAACGAGGACGCGGACTGCTACGGCGTCCTCGGCGAACTGCACACCTGTATGACGCCGGTCGTCTCGGAGTTCAAGGACTTCATCGCCGTCCCCAAGTTCAACCTGTACCAGTCGCTGCACACCGCCGTGGCCCGCGAGGACGGCCAGGTCGCCGAGGTCCTCATCCGCACCCACCAGATGCACAAGGTCGCCGAGGCCGGAGTGGTCGCGCTCGGCAACCCCTACGCCGGACCCGCCGACGAGCAGGCCGCCGACGGCGACGGCGAGCGCGCCGACCCCACCCGCCCCGGCTGGCTCTCCCGCCTCCTGGACTGGCAGGAGGCCGCGCCCGACCCCGACACCTTCTGGTCGACCCTGCGCGAGGACCTCGCTCAGGACCGCGAGATCACCGTCTTCCGGCCCGACGGCGGCACCCTCGGCCTGCCCGAGGGCGCCACCTGCGTGGACGCCGCCTACGCCCAGTACGGCGAGGACGCGCACGCGTGCATCGGCGCACGGGTCAACGGCCGGCTGGCCACCCTCAGCACCGTGCTGCGCGACGGTGACAGCGTGCAGCTCCTCATGGGGCAGGACCCGGCCTCCGAGCCCTCCCGGGAGTGGCTGGAGCACGCGCACACCCCCGGCGCCCGTATCGCCATCCAGCGCTGGATCGCCTCCCATCCCGCGCCGGGCGAGACCGGAGCCGACCAGAGCGAGGACGGCGCGCCGTTCCGACAGCCCGCCGAGAACGCCCCCGGCGCCAAGGAGCAACCGGCGTTCCGCCCCGGCGCCGAGGGCACGGGCGGCCGTCCCGCCTCCGGTGTCCTGGCCGACCGGCCCGGCGCCGCCGTACGCCTCGCCCGCTGCTGTACGCCCGTACCGCCCGACGAGATCACCGGCTTCGCCGTACGCGGGGGAGCGGTCACCGTCCACCGCGCAGGGTGCACCGCCGTGGCGCGTATGCGCGGCGCCGGGCGCGCGGAGGTCGGCGTGCGCTGGGGGGACGCCACGGAGTGCCGGGTCACCCTCGTCGCCGAATCGTTCGTCCGGCCGCATCTGCTGGCGGACCTCACGGAAGCGATGGCGCAGGAGGGCGCCGAGATCGTCTCGGCGACCGTGGAACCCCCGACCCAGCAGCGCGTGCGCCACACCTACACCGTCGAGCTCCCCGACGCCGGCCGGCTCCCCGGCCTGATGCGCGCCATGCGCAACGTCGCGGGCGTGTACGACGTCAGCCGTGCCCACGCCCCGGCACAGCGCGCCTGA
- the miaB gene encoding tRNA (N6-isopentenyl adenosine(37)-C2)-methylthiotransferase MiaB: protein MSSSDRSQAVDVRTYEVRTYGCQMNVHDSERLSGLLEDAGYVRAPEGSDGDADVVVFNTCAVRENADNKLYGNLGHLAPKKASRPGMQIAVGGCLAQKDRDTIVKRAPWVDVVFGTHNIGKLPVLLERARVREEAQVEIAESLEEFPSTLPTRRESAYAAWVSISVGCNNTCTFCIVPALRGKEKDRRPGDILAEVEALVAEGVSEITLLGQNVNAYGSDIGDREAFSKLLRACGKIDGLERVRFTSPHPRDFTDDVIAAMAETPNVMPQLHMPLQSGSDTVLKAMRRSYRQDRYLGIIEKVRAAIPHAAITTDIIVGFPGETEEDFEQTLHVVRQARFAQAFTFQYSKRPGTPAATMDGQIPKKVVQERYERLVALQEEISWEENKKQVGRTLELMVAEGEGRKDDATHRLSGRAPDNRLVHFTKPDQEVRPGDVVTVEITYAAPHHLLAEGPVLDVRRTRAGDAWEKRNAAEQAEPAGVLLGLPKVGVPEPLPVVTGGCAID, encoded by the coding sequence ATGAGCAGCAGTGACCGGAGCCAGGCCGTGGACGTCAGGACGTATGAGGTGCGCACCTACGGGTGCCAGATGAACGTCCATGATTCCGAGCGATTGTCCGGTCTGCTGGAGGACGCCGGGTACGTGCGCGCCCCCGAGGGCTCCGACGGCGACGCCGACGTCGTCGTCTTCAACACCTGCGCGGTCCGTGAGAACGCCGACAACAAGCTGTACGGCAACCTCGGCCACCTCGCCCCGAAGAAGGCGAGCCGGCCCGGCATGCAGATCGCCGTCGGCGGCTGCCTCGCCCAGAAGGACCGGGACACCATCGTCAAGCGGGCCCCCTGGGTCGACGTGGTCTTCGGCACGCACAACATCGGCAAGCTGCCCGTCCTGCTGGAACGCGCGCGCGTGCGGGAGGAGGCGCAGGTCGAGATCGCCGAGTCGCTGGAGGAGTTCCCCTCCACGCTGCCCACCCGGCGCGAGAGCGCCTACGCGGCCTGGGTCTCGATCTCCGTCGGCTGCAACAACACCTGCACCTTCTGCATCGTCCCGGCCCTCCGCGGCAAGGAGAAGGACCGCCGCCCCGGCGACATCCTCGCCGAGGTCGAGGCGCTGGTCGCCGAGGGCGTCAGCGAGATCACCCTGCTCGGGCAGAACGTCAACGCGTACGGCTCGGACATCGGCGACCGTGAGGCGTTCAGCAAGCTGCTGCGGGCCTGCGGGAAGATCGACGGCCTGGAGCGCGTCCGCTTCACCTCGCCGCACCCGCGCGACTTCACCGACGACGTGATCGCCGCCATGGCCGAGACGCCGAACGTGATGCCGCAGCTGCACATGCCGCTCCAGTCCGGCTCGGACACCGTCCTGAAGGCGATGCGCCGCTCCTACCGCCAGGACCGCTACCTCGGGATCATCGAGAAGGTCCGCGCCGCGATCCCGCACGCCGCGATCACCACCGACATCATCGTGGGCTTCCCCGGCGAGACCGAGGAGGACTTCGAGCAGACGCTGCACGTCGTCCGCCAGGCCCGCTTCGCGCAGGCGTTCACGTTCCAGTACTCCAAGCGCCCCGGCACCCCCGCCGCGACCATGGACGGCCAGATCCCCAAGAAGGTCGTCCAGGAGCGCTACGAGCGTCTCGTCGCCCTCCAGGAGGAGATCTCCTGGGAGGAGAACAAGAAGCAGGTCGGCCGCACCCTGGAGCTGATGGTCGCCGAGGGCGAGGGCCGCAAGGACGACGCCACGCACCGTCTCTCCGGCCGTGCCCCCGACAACCGCCTGGTCCACTTCACCAAGCCGGACCAGGAGGTCCGCCCCGGTGACGTCGTGACCGTCGAGATCACCTACGCCGCCCCGCACCACCTCCTCGCCGAGGGCCCCGTCCTCGACGTACGCCGCACGCGCGCGGGCGACGCCTGGGAGAAGCGCAACGCCGCCGAGCAGGCCGAGCCGGCCGGTGTGCTGCTGGGCCTGCCCAAGGTGGGCGTGCCCGAGCCGCTGCCGGTGGTCACCGGGGGCTGCGCGATCGACTGA
- a CDS encoding MazG nucleotide pyrophosphohydrolase domain-containing protein: MSSSPADLVREFHLAFGLDARTTPTEVAPELAAHRGELLAEEAAEVAEVAVTGPLDRLAHELADVVYVAYGTALVHGIDLDAVLAEIHRSNMTKLGPDGRVARRADGKVLKGDHYEAPDVGAVLRRQGWAPGPS, translated from the coding sequence ATGAGTTCCTCTCCCGCCGACCTGGTCCGTGAGTTCCACCTGGCCTTCGGGCTCGACGCCCGCACCACCCCGACGGAGGTGGCGCCGGAGCTCGCCGCCCACCGGGGAGAGCTGCTCGCCGAGGAGGCGGCGGAGGTCGCCGAGGTCGCCGTGACCGGCCCGCTGGACCGGCTCGCGCACGAGCTGGCGGACGTCGTGTACGTCGCCTACGGCACGGCCCTCGTCCACGGCATCGACCTGGACGCCGTCCTGGCCGAGATCCACCGCTCCAACATGACCAAGCTCGGCCCGGACGGCCGGGTCGCGCGCAGGGCCGACGGCAAGGTCCTCAAGGGCGACCACTACGAGGCACCGGACGTGGGCGCCGTCCTGCGCCGCCAGGGCTGGGCGCCGGGCCCCTCCTAA
- a CDS encoding antitoxin — MGLMDNLKAKIGPAKDKVSDFAQRHEDKVHHGLDKAAKVVDERTKGKYSDKIHSGTGKAHGAMERITHKGDGPSAGGPSAGGPSTGGPSASGPSTGGGTPPPDTPPPTT; from the coding sequence ATGGGTCTGATGGACAATCTGAAGGCGAAGATCGGTCCGGCCAAGGACAAGGTCTCCGACTTCGCTCAGCGGCACGAGGACAAGGTGCACCACGGCCTCGACAAGGCCGCCAAGGTCGTCGACGAGCGGACCAAGGGCAAGTACAGCGACAAGATCCATTCAGGCACCGGCAAGGCGCACGGGGCCATGGAGCGGATCACCCACAAGGGCGACGGCCCTTCCGCGGGCGGCCCCTCCGCAGGTGGCCCTTCCACGGGTGGCCCTTCAGCGAGTGGCCCCTCCACGGGTGGTGGCACACCACCGCCGGACACACCGCCGCCGACCACCTGA
- the hflX gene encoding GTPase HflX produces the protein MTSSSSFSQESKRLAHTYPDGLRADALMEEDVAWSHEIDGDRDGDQFDRSDRAALRRVAGLSTELEDVTEVEYRQLRLERVVLVGVWTSGTVRDAENSLAELAALAETAGALVLDGVIQRRDKPDAATFIGSGKALELRDIVVESGADTVICDGELSPGQLIALEDVVKVKVIDRTALILDIFAQHAKSREGKAQVALAQMQYMLPRLRGWGQSLSRQMGGGKGGGLATRGPGETKIETDRRRIREKMAKMRREIAEMKTGRDIQRQSRRRNKVPSVAIAGYTNAGKSSLLNRLTGAGVLVENALFATLDPTVRRAETPSGRLYTLADTVGFVRHLPHHLVEAFRSTMEEVGDSDLILHVVDGSHPDPEEQLAAVREVIRDVGATGVPEIVVINKADAADPLTLQRLLRIEKRSIAVSARTGQGITELLALIDNELPRPSVEVEALVPYTHGKLVARAHTEGEVISEEHTPEGTLLKVRVHEELAADLAPYVPTPAG, from the coding sequence ATGACCTCCTCTTCTTCCTTTTCCCAGGAGTCGAAGCGCCTCGCGCACACCTACCCCGACGGTCTTCGGGCCGATGCCCTGATGGAAGAGGACGTCGCCTGGAGCCACGAGATCGACGGAGACCGGGACGGCGACCAGTTCGACCGCTCCGACCGCGCGGCCCTGCGCCGTGTGGCAGGTCTCTCCACCGAGCTCGAGGACGTCACCGAGGTCGAGTACCGACAGCTCCGTCTGGAGCGGGTCGTCCTCGTGGGCGTCTGGACCTCGGGGACCGTGCGGGACGCGGAGAACTCCCTCGCCGAGCTCGCCGCCCTCGCGGAGACCGCCGGTGCCCTGGTGCTCGACGGCGTGATCCAGCGCCGTGACAAGCCCGACGCGGCCACCTTCATCGGTTCCGGCAAGGCTCTGGAGCTGCGCGACATCGTCGTGGAGTCCGGCGCGGACACCGTCATCTGTGACGGTGAGCTCAGCCCGGGTCAGCTCATCGCCCTCGAAGACGTCGTCAAGGTCAAGGTCATCGACCGTACGGCCCTGATCCTCGACATCTTCGCCCAGCACGCCAAGTCCCGGGAGGGCAAGGCGCAGGTCGCGCTCGCGCAGATGCAGTACATGCTGCCGAGGCTGCGCGGCTGGGGTCAGTCGCTGTCCCGTCAGATGGGCGGCGGCAAGGGCGGCGGTCTCGCCACCCGTGGTCCCGGTGAGACCAAGATCGAGACGGACCGTCGCCGGATCCGCGAGAAGATGGCGAAGATGCGCCGGGAGATCGCGGAGATGAAGACGGGCCGCGACATCCAGCGCCAGTCCCGCCGGCGCAACAAGGTGCCGTCGGTCGCCATCGCCGGCTACACCAATGCCGGCAAGTCCTCTCTGCTCAACCGCCTCACCGGCGCGGGCGTCCTGGTCGAGAACGCCCTGTTCGCGACCCTGGACCCGACCGTGCGCCGGGCCGAGACGCCGAGCGGACGGCTGTACACGCTGGCCGACACGGTCGGCTTCGTCCGGCACCTGCCGCACCACCTGGTCGAGGCGTTCCGCTCCACGATGGAGGAGGTCGGTGACTCCGACCTGATCCTGCACGTGGTGGACGGTTCGCACCCCGACCCGGAGGAGCAGCTGGCCGCCGTGCGCGAGGTGATCAGGGACGTCGGCGCCACCGGCGTACCGGAGATCGTCGTGATCAACAAGGCGGACGCAGCCGACCCGCTGACGCTCCAGCGGCTGCTGCGGATCGAGAAGCGCTCCATCGCGGTCTCGGCCCGCACCGGCCAGGGCATCACCGAGCTGCTCGCCCTGATCGACAACGAGCTGCCCCGCCCGTCCGTCGAGGTCGAGGCGCTCGTGCCGTACACCCACGGCAAGCTCGTCGCCCGCGCCCACACCGAGGGCGAGGTGATCTCCGAGGAGCACACCCCGGAGGGCACCCTGCTCAAGGTCCGCGTGCACGAGGAGCTGGCGGCGGATCTCGCGCCGTACGTGCCCACGCCGGCCGGCTGA